The Ciconia boyciana chromosome 15, ASM3463844v1, whole genome shotgun sequence genome has a segment encoding these proteins:
- the LOC140660067 gene encoding NACHT, LRR and PYD domains-containing protein 1b allele 2-like isoform X2 has product MKEDLPKVMPEITQDFLKYRTVYRAHLPGAGVFQCSITGLSFEVKSAVTITYRYATWTRHLSKADQEMWVPAGPLFHIEVQAGVVQAVHLPHFICLRDAEAAELSSILLASIAHFISGKMFLKVPTRLTTSSAILVNPSFSLLGVLWRRLRSTLNSLPMHSLVLIFQQLSAANTTLHLYLIPDDNSVKQAIEKQEMNWNAKLIPKPPPFNPLFFGCIYQVASTNSVVITPEAHLPFCYKSPKEQQLFVEIYIRNMAEEIGLFMTDTRNDAVVWRASLRSGDINPPACVSKTLSGAAFMKKHKTELCSRMRQLSTILLHLREANVINSDEEEEVRGKDTSQRRNQVLLELAEKKGLEAQEQLYKILRMKDPYLIADLEESS; this is encoded by the exons ATGAAGGAG GATCTTCCAAAAGTGATGCCAGAGATAACCCAAGACTTTTTGAAGTACCGCACCGTGTACCG AGCTCACCTCCCTGGTGCAGGCGTCTTCCAGTGCTCCATCACAGGCCTCAGCTTCGAGGTGAAGTCGGCAGTGACCATCACCTACAGATACGCCACCTGGACCAGGCACCTGAGCAAGGCTGACCAGGAAATGTGGGTGCCCGCCGGACCGCTCTTCCACATCGAGGTGCAGGCCGGGGTTGTGCAGGCGGTGCATCTCCCCCACTTCATCTGCCTGAGAGATGCAGAAGCCGCAG AATTAAGTAGCATCCTGTTAGCATCCATTGCCCATTTTATATCTGGGAAGATGTTCCTGAAGGTACCGACCAGACTGACCACTTCCTCTGCTATCCTGGTGAATCCCAGCTTCTCACTCCTTGGGGTGCTTTGGAGGAGGTTACGTTCAACCTTAAATTCACTCCCTATGCACTCCTTGGTGCTGATCTTCCAGCAGCTCAGTGCTGCAAATACAACTCTTCACCTCTACCTGATCCCAGATGACAACTCCGTGAAGCAG GCCattgaaaaacaagaaatgaatTGGAATGCAAAGCTTATTCCCAAGCCTCCTCCATTCAACCCTCTGTTCTTCGGCTGCATTTACCAGGTGGCCAGTACAAATTCCGTGGTGATAACACCTGAA GCACACTTGCCATTTTGCTACAAGAGTCCAAAGGAACAGCAGCTCTTTGTCGAGATCTACATCAGGAACATGGCAGAGGAAATTGGGCTTTTTATGACAGACACACGCAATGACGCTGTGGTCTGGAGGGCATCACTGAGATCAG GTGATATTAATCCTCCTGCCTGCGTCTCCAAGACCTTGTCAG GCGCAGCCTTCATGAAGAAGCACAAGACCGAGCTTTGCTCCAGGATGAGACAGCTCTCCACCATTCTGCTACACTTACGGGAGGCAAACGTCATCAACAGCgatgaagaagaggaggtgCGAGGTAAAGATACAAGTCAAAGGAGGAACCAAGTTTTGCTGGAGCTAGCTGAGAAGAAAGGGCTGGAGGCCCAGGAGCAACTCTACAAGATCCTCCGGATGAAAGACCCGTACCTCATCGCAGACCTGGAGGAGTCCAGCTAG
- the LOC140660067 gene encoding caspase recruitment domain-containing protein 8-like isoform X1 — MAEQQPAADSPSEIRVFINDMEGKMFALPVSLDDTVRELKAKLNAQDSSLTPETGMLLYNSREMKDDLTLRHYEITPNCFLVFCTQLQPTVQGAAWPKGVERGGEAVKPKFFDLALRRQSASLHEPLTHKALRRAEATYHRLKLASALGEKHYCCMKEDLPKVMPEITQDFLKYRTVYRAHLPGAGVFQCSITGLSFEVKSAVTITYRYATWTRHLSKADQEMWVPAGPLFHIEVQAGVVQAVHLPHFICLRDAEAAELSSILLASIAHFISGKMFLKVPTRLTTSSAILVNPSFSLLGVLWRRLRSTLNSLPMHSLVLIFQQLSAANTTLHLYLIPDDNSVKQAIEKQEMNWNAKLIPKPPPFNPLFFGCIYQVASTNSVVITPEAHLPFCYKSPKEQQLFVEIYIRNMAEEIGLFMTDTRNDAVVWRASLRSGDINPPACVSKTLSGAAFMKKHKTELCSRMRQLSTILLHLREANVINSDEEEEVRGKDTSQRRNQVLLELAEKKGLEAQEQLYKILRMKDPYLIADLEESS; from the exons ATGGCGGAGCAGCAGCCCGCAGCTGACAGCCCCAGCGAGATCCGTGTCTTCATTAACGATATGGAGGGCAAGATGTTTGCATTGCCAGTGTCTCTGGATGACACTGTGCGGGAGCTTAAGGCCAAGCTGAATGCACAGGACTCCTCCCTGACCCCTGAAACGGGAATGCTGCTCTACAATAGCAGAGAGATGAAGGACGACCTGACCCTGCGACACTATGAAATCACACCCaactgctttttggttttttgcacCCAACTGCAGCCAACAGTGCAGGGTGCAGCGTGGCCCAAGGGAG TGGAACGTGGTGGTGAAGCTGTCAAACCTAAATTTTTTG ACTTAGCCCTAAGGAGGCAGAGCGCAAGCCTTCACGAACCTCTGACACACAAGGCCTtgaggagagcagag GCAACCTATCACCGGCTGAAGCTGGCCTCAGCACTGGGGGAAAAGCACTACTGCTGCATGAAGGAG GATCTTCCAAAAGTGATGCCAGAGATAACCCAAGACTTTTTGAAGTACCGCACCGTGTACCG AGCTCACCTCCCTGGTGCAGGCGTCTTCCAGTGCTCCATCACAGGCCTCAGCTTCGAGGTGAAGTCGGCAGTGACCATCACCTACAGATACGCCACCTGGACCAGGCACCTGAGCAAGGCTGACCAGGAAATGTGGGTGCCCGCCGGACCGCTCTTCCACATCGAGGTGCAGGCCGGGGTTGTGCAGGCGGTGCATCTCCCCCACTTCATCTGCCTGAGAGATGCAGAAGCCGCAG AATTAAGTAGCATCCTGTTAGCATCCATTGCCCATTTTATATCTGGGAAGATGTTCCTGAAGGTACCGACCAGACTGACCACTTCCTCTGCTATCCTGGTGAATCCCAGCTTCTCACTCCTTGGGGTGCTTTGGAGGAGGTTACGTTCAACCTTAAATTCACTCCCTATGCACTCCTTGGTGCTGATCTTCCAGCAGCTCAGTGCTGCAAATACAACTCTTCACCTCTACCTGATCCCAGATGACAACTCCGTGAAGCAG GCCattgaaaaacaagaaatgaatTGGAATGCAAAGCTTATTCCCAAGCCTCCTCCATTCAACCCTCTGTTCTTCGGCTGCATTTACCAGGTGGCCAGTACAAATTCCGTGGTGATAACACCTGAA GCACACTTGCCATTTTGCTACAAGAGTCCAAAGGAACAGCAGCTCTTTGTCGAGATCTACATCAGGAACATGGCAGAGGAAATTGGGCTTTTTATGACAGACACACGCAATGACGCTGTGGTCTGGAGGGCATCACTGAGATCAG GTGATATTAATCCTCCTGCCTGCGTCTCCAAGACCTTGTCAG GCGCAGCCTTCATGAAGAAGCACAAGACCGAGCTTTGCTCCAGGATGAGACAGCTCTCCACCATTCTGCTACACTTACGGGAGGCAAACGTCATCAACAGCgatgaagaagaggaggtgCGAGGTAAAGATACAAGTCAAAGGAGGAACCAAGTTTTGCTGGAGCTAGCTGAGAAGAAAGGGCTGGAGGCCCAGGAGCAACTCTACAAGATCCTCCGGATGAAAGACCCGTACCTCATCGCAGACCTGGAGGAGTCCAGCTAG